The following nucleotide sequence is from Streptomyces bathyalis.
AGGGCCCGGGCCAGGGTCAGGACTTCGGTCAGGGTCAGCCGCCCGGCCCGCCGCCCTTCCAGGGCCAGGACCACGGTCAGGGCCAGCCGCCCGGCCCGCCGCAGCAGCACCAGTTCCAGCAGCAGCCCGGAGCGGGCCTGCACGACCAGGGCCAGCAGATGCAGCCGCCCGGGCCGTCCGGTTCGTGGGTGGCCGTCATCGCGCCCGACCGCGAGTACTTCGCGGCGATGCTGGACCGCAGCGGCCCCGAGGCGTCGAACCTGAACCTGCCCGCGTACTCACCCGAGCAGCAACTCCCGCTCAGCGGCAACCAGATCACCATCGGCCGCCGGCGTCACTCCACCGGTGAGGCGCCCGACATCGATCTGGCCCGTACGCCGGAGGACCCGGGTGTCTCGCACCAGCACGCCGTGCTGGTCCAGCAGCCCGACGGCAGCTGGTCGGTGGTCGATCAGGACTCGACGAACGGCACCACCATCAACGGCGCCGAGGATCCGATCCAGCCGTTCGTCCCGGTGCCCCTCAAGAGCGGCGACCGTGTCCACGTCGGGGCGTGGACGACGATCACGCTTCACCTCACCTGACGGGCACGTCCCGGGCCTGTTCGTCTTGCCCCCGTCCCGCCCGTCCGCGGCGGGACGGGGGCGTGTCTCGGGCCTGGCCTGCCTGTTCCGGTGCGGGCGTTCACTCGTACTGGCTCCGCAGGCGGGCGTGCGCCTGCGGTGGTGCGCCGATCTCGTCGAGGCCGAGGAGCGCCGACCCCAGGACCGGCGGTGCCGTGACCACCTGAGGCGTCGCCTGCGGTGCGCGCCTTGCCAGTTCGTGTGTGAGGTGGTCGTGCAGCAGCGGGTGGCGGGCCGCCGCGACGCTGCCACCGAGGAAGACCGGCGTCGCGGTCTCGAGCAGCCCGAGGCGCGTCAGGCTGACCTCGATCATCGAGACGAGCTCGTCCGCCTGCCGCTCGACGAGCGCGCGGGCGACCGCGTCGCCGGCGGAGGCCGTCTCGAAGAGGATCGGGGTGATCTCGTGCATGCGCCTACGGGGCAGATCGCCCAGGTGCAGGGCCTCGATCAGCGCGTGCATCGAGGTCAGCCCGTAGTGCCAGGGCAGTTCCCGCGCGAGGCGCGTGGCCTCGCCGCGTCCGTCCTCCGCGCGCGCCGCGAACCAGACGGCCTCGGCCGCGAGTCCACCGCCACCGCCGAAGTCGCCCGAGAGCCGGCCCAGGGCGAGGAAGCGGTGGGTGGCGCCCTCGCCGTCCTGGCCCGCGCAGTTGACGCCCGCGCCGCAGACGACCGCCACCCCGTGCCGGACGGAACCGTCGTCCGGCAGCCCGGCCCGCAGGATGGCGAAGGTGTCGTTGGCGACGTACGTGCTGCGGCCCCAGCCCCGTTCCGTCAGGGCCGCCGTCAACTCGTTCTCCTCGCGCGGCAGATCGGCGTTGGCCAGGCATGCCGAGACATGCGCGACCGGCTGCCCGGCCGCGGCGCCCGCCTCGGCGAGGGCTGTGCCGACCGGCACCCCGAGGGCGTCCACCGCGGCCTTCACACCCATGGCCTGCGGATGGAAGCCGCCGCCGCGCCCCCTGCCCAGCACGGCGCCGCCGACATCGACCACCGCCACGTCGGTCTTGGTGTTGCCCGCGTCGATCGCGAGGCAGGCCGAGGTGCTCAGGCCCACGCCAGGTACTCCCGGTTGTGGGCGAGAAGCCGGTCGGTCAGGGCCTCGGCGCGGTCGTACTGCCCGATCAGCGGGTGCGCCAGCAGCGCCTTGAAGACCCGCTCGCGTCCGCCGTGCAGTGCCGCGTCCAGCGCCAGGTCCTCGTACGCGGTGACGTGCGAGATCAGTCCGGCCTGTACCGGGCCGACGGCCGGCGCGGACAGCGGTACGGCGCCTTCGCGGCCGACCCGGGCGGGCACCTCGACCACCGCGTCGTCGCGCAGGAAGGGCAGCGTGCCCTCGTTGCGCACGTTGACGACCTGCACGCTCGAACCCGGGCTCCCGTCCCCTTGCTGCCCGCCGGAGGTGCCCAGCAGGGCCGCGGCCAGCGCGACCGCCGCCTCCGAGTAGAAGGCCCCGCCGCGCTTGCCGAGCAGGTCGGGCTTCCGGGTCAGCGCGGGATCGCCGTACATCTTCAGCAGCTCCCGCTCCATTTCGGCGACTTCCTCGGCGCGCGAGGGCTTCGTACGCAGCTCCTCGACGGTCTCGTCGTGCGCGTAGAAGTAGCGCAGGTAGTACGACGGGAAGACGCCGAGCGTGTCCAGCACGCGGCGCGGCATCCTCAGTTGCAGCGCGAAGGCGTCGGCGTGCTCGTCGAGCAGCCGCGGGAGGACGTCCGTGCCGTCGGGGCCGCCGATCCGAACGCCCAGTTCCCACGTGAGGTGGTTGAGCCCGTAGTGGTCGAGGTGGACCTCCTCGGGGGCCACCCCCAGCAGTCCGGCGAACTTGCGCTGGAGATTGATCGCCATGTTGCACAGCCCGAGCGCCTTGTGACCGGCCTGGAGCAGGGCGCGGGTGACGATGCCCACGGGATTGGTGAAGTCGATGATCCAGGCGTCAGGGCTGGTGCGCCGCACCCGTTCGGCGATGTCGAGCACGACGGGCACGGTGCGCAGGGCCTTGGCGAGTCCGCCCGCGCCTGTCGTCTCCTGCCCGACGCATCCGCACTCCAGCGGCCATGTCTCGTCCTTGTGCCGTGCCGCCTGGCCTCCGACGCGCAGCTGGAGCAGCACGGCGTCGGCACCGGCAGTCCCCAGGTCGACATCGGATGTGGCGGTAACCGTCGCCGGGTGGTCCTGCGCGGCGAAGATCCGGCGGGCCAGGCCGGCCACCAGCTCCAGCCGGTCCGCCGCCGGATCGATGAGCACCAGCTCGCGGACGGGGAGCGTGTCGCGCAACCGCGCGAATCCGTCGATGAGTTCGGGCGTGTAGGTGGAGCCGCCGCCGACCACTGCGATTCTCATGTCGTCCTGCAGTCCCTTCAGCTTCAGCGTGAGGTGTCGAACACTTCGTCACGGGTCGCGGCCAGCGCGCTCTCCAACGCCCCGTGCAGCACGGGTTCGCCGGTGACCGTGCCGAGCCTCAACGCCGGCCTGGGCACGGCGAGTTCGGCCAGTTCGTCCTGTACGAGCCGCCGCAGCCGTTCCCCGCCTGCGGCGAGCACGCCCCCGGCCAGGACGATCAGCTGCGGATCGAGGACCGCGACCATCGACGCGAGCCCTACAGCGGTTCCCGTGGCGAGGCGGCGCAGCAGTTCGGCGTGCGGGCCGCTCCCGTCGTCTCCCTCGTCCGCTGGGCCGTCCACGGCCGACGCGGCGCTCGCGACCAGAGCGGCGGCGTTCGCGTGCAGGGAGCCGTCCGGGTCGTGGGGCAGGCCCAGCTCGCGTGCCCAGCGCAGCACGGCGCCGGCGCCCGCGAGTTCCTGGAAGCCGCCGCTGTTGTACCGCGCCGGGTCGCGTACGAGAGGCGTGCCGGGCACCGGGAGGAAACCGACCTCGCCCGCGCCGCCGGTCCGGCCGCGGTGCAGCCGGCCGCCGATGACGAGCGCGGCACCGATGCCCTCCTCGTTCCACAGCAGGACGAAGTCGTCGTGCCCTCCGCCCGCACCCAGCCGTTGCTCCGCGACGGCGACGAGATTGACGTCGTTCTCGTACCCGAGGGGCATCGGCAGCGCGGCGGCCATCTCCTCCAGCAGCGTGGGGGAGTGCCAGCCCGGCAGATGCGAGGCGTAGCGCAGCCGCCCGGTGCCGGGGTCGAAGGCGCCGGGTGTGCCGATGACGGCGCGGCGCAGGCCGGAGGTGTCGACACCGGCGGCCGCGGCGGCTCCCTCGACGGCCCGCAGGACGAGCTCGGGCGGTGCGGGTCTCGGACCGTCCTGTGGCCGGGCGGGGGTGGGCAGTTCGCAGGTGCCGGTGACGCGGCCGGTGATGTCGGCGACGCCGGCGAGGACACGGGCCGTGGTGACGTCCACCCCTGCGACGTGGGCCGCTTCGCCGTTGACGGCGTACAGCTGGGCGTTGGGACCGGGGCGGCCCTCGCTCCTGCCGGTGACGACGACGAGGCCCGCCGCCTCCAGCCGGGCCAGCAGTTGTGAGGCCGTCGGCTTGGACAGCCCGGTCAGCTCTCCGATGCGCCCGCGGGAGAGGGGGCCCTCGGCGAGCAGCAGATCGAGGGCGGCCCGGTCGTTCATCGCGCGCAGTACCCGCGGGGTCCCCGGCCTCGTACCGGCCATCTGTGCTCTGCCTCCGGCCTCGGGCCGCCACTGTTAGGAAGCCTTCCAATTTCCGGACCGTAGAGCCCCGGGCCACGTCACGTCAATGGAACGCCCGGCACGGTGCTGGCGGGAGGCCGTGGCCGGTGGCAGGCCGACTGCTACTTGCGGGCCTTCTGAAGCGGCACGCTCGCGCCGCCGGAGCGGTCACGGCCCGCGGTGCCGTCGCCGCTCTTCCCGGCGGCCGCGCCGCCGCCCGTGCCGGTGCCGCTCTCGGCCTGGGGGCCCGTCTCCGCGGCCTCGGCCGGCTCGACCGAGCGCAGCTCCTGACCGGTGCTCTTGATGCCCCTGCGGTCCAGCGCCTGCTTGATGCGCCAGCGCAGCTCGCGCTCCACACTGAGCGCCTTGCCCGGCATGGTCTTCGCCGTGACCCGTACGACCATTTCCTCGAGCGTCACGGAATCCAGGCCCAGCACCTCGACCGGCTCCCACAGCAGCTCGTCCCAGGGTTCGCTCCGGCCCAGCTCCTCGCCGACGTCGACGATCGCGTCCCGCACCTCGTCGAGGTTCTCGCCCGGGGCCACGCGCACGTCCACGGCGGCGGTCGCCCATCCCTGGCTGAGGTTGCCGACGCGCTTGATCTCGCCGTTGCGGATGTACCAGATCTCACCGTTGTCGCCGCGCAGCTGCGTCACCCGCAGGCCGATCTCCAGGACCGTGCCGGAGATCTCACCGACGTCGACGCGGTCGCCCACGCCGTACTGGTCCTCCAGCAGCATGAAGATCCCCGCCAGCAGGTCCGTGACGACGTCGCGGGCACCGAAGCCGAGCGCGACGCCGGCGACACCGGCGCTGGCCAGCAGCGGAGCCAGGTTGATGCCGAGATCGGACAGGACCATCAGCAGCGCGGTGCCGATGATCACGAAGGAGGCGATGCTCCGCAGCACCGAACCGATGGCCTGGGAGCGCTGCCTGCGCCGCTCGCCGCTGACCAGCAGCCCGCGCAGCGCGTTGGCGCTGTCGGCGGCCTCGGCGCGGCGGTTCACGCGCTTGATCAGCCGGCTGATGGCACGGCGTATCACGTGCCGCAGCAGGATCGCGATGACCGCGATGAGCAGAATGCGCAGCCCGGCAGCCACCCACTCCGACCAGTTCTGCTCGATCCATCCCGCCGCCTCGGACGCCGAGTCGTGCGCGTCGTCGAGAGAGGGGGTGCCCTGACCGTCCCCCGTCCCGGCCCCCGCACGGTGGGTCCCCGCGAGGGCGGACGGGGTAGCAGCGCCGATCAGCCAGAACACAGCAGATCCTTCCGAGCGAGGAGCCATGACCAACCCAGCGCCGGAGGCCCGCCGATGCGGGTTCCGGGCGCGGCAACCACACTAACGGCGCACGGCCTTCACAAGTGGCGGCGGCCGCGTCCGGGGGGCACCATCCGGCCGCGGCGGGACCGGTTCGAGGCATGGTTCGCGACGTCTTGACTGCTCGGAAGCGGGGCAGAAGTTCAAGGGGGAGTCAGGGGGTGTGGTTGAAAACACTCTCAGGGCGTTACCCGGTCGTGGTGGCGGAATGACCAGGGCGCGGGCCACACTGAGAGCAGATCGTCCCGGCGCGAGCCACGCGCCGCAGACGTACAAGGAGGCACCGTGCCGCATGTCCTGGTCCTCAACGCGTCGTACGAGCCGCTCGGTGTCGTACCGCTACGTCGCGCCCTCATCCTCGTGCTCAACGACAAGGCCATCAGCATCGAGGAGTCGGGCGCCCTGATGCACAGCGCGACCCGCGTCATACCCGCCCCGAGCGTCGTCCGGCTGAAGCGCTTCGTGCGGGTTCCCTTTCGGGGCACTGTTCCGCTGACCCGCCGGGCGCTCTTCGCCCGCGACGGCGGCCGGTGCGCGTACTGCGGTGGTATCGCAACCAGCGTCGACCACGTCATTCCGCGCAGCCGCGGCGGACAGCACACCTGGGAGAACGTTGTGGCGGCCTGCCGCCGCTGCAACCACGTCAAAGCCGACCGGCACGTCGCCGAGATCGGCTGGCGGTTGCGCCATCAACCCGCGCCGCCGTCGGGCCTCGCCTGGCGGATCATCGGCACGGGACACCGAGACCCGCGCTGGATGCCGTACCTACAGCCATACGGCGCGGATGACGCCCTCGCCCGGATCGAAGGCAGAGCTACTGCCTGAGACCGGGCTTCGTTGTTCTCACGGCCGGGAAACGCCGCCGTGGGGCCGAGGCGGGCCGGCCGCAGCCGTGCCCGCCCGTCGCCGTGCCTGCCTTGTCCGGCGTCGCCGCGCCCGTCGTGGTGTCCGCCGGAGCCCCGGGGTCAGCGGTCCCGTGCGGGCCCTCCGAGCACCGCGTACGCCTGGAGCGCCCAGAGCGAGTATCCGAACCTCGTCGCCCGCTCGTCCCCTTGGACGCGGACGTAGCGGGTGTCGCCGGGAGCGTCCATGCGGACCGTCTCCCTGCCGCCCATGCCCTCCCGTACGGTCGCCGCGTCCCGCCACCGCTTCCCGTCCGGGGAGACCTGCACGCGGTAGCGCTTCGCGTAGGCGTCCTGCCAGTGCAGCACCAGCTCGCCCAGCCGCACGGGGCGGCGCAGCTTCAGCTGCACCCACTCGCCGTCCTTCGCCGGGGAGGACCAGCGGGTGTCCTTGCGGCCGTCGTTGACGGCCGACGCCGGGAACTCACCCGTCTCGTCTCCGGACGAGGATGCCTCCGCGTCCCGCGCCAGGTCGGGACCGCCGGCTCGCGGGAAGGCGCGCACGGTCAGCGTCCGGTTCTCGTCCCCGAAGGAGAGCCGGATGCGGTGCTTGCCCGGCTCCACCGACGAGTCGGCCTCGATCTCGACGGGGACCTTCGCCGTCCCGCCGCGCGGTACGACGGTCCGTTCCGGGGTGCGCACCGTGAAGCCCCGAGGCGCCTCGGCGGTGATCCTTCCGTGCAGGTCGGACGGCCGGTGCCCGTGGAGTTCCGCGGTCAGCTCGGCCTTGCCGCCTCCGATGGAGGCGTCGATGTCGTCCTTCGACAGCGACAGCGAGGCGTCCGGCTGGTCCGCGTACCACGGGGTGATCTCGTGCACGACCGGCTCGTCCGAGCCGGGGGACCAGGCGAGGCGCAGCGCGTCGGCCCGCAGGCCGCGTGCGTCGCGCTGCGTCCAGCCGCTCCCCGAGAGCGGGCCGAGGCGCCGCCAGCCCTCGCCCGGCACGTGTGCCTCGACGCGTGCACGCGTCCCCGAGCCGGGACCCGTCTGCACGGTGACGGCCTCCAGGGGGCGGCGCTCGGGCAGCCGGACGGTGAGCGCGGGGGTGCCGGGACCGCTTTCGCCGGGACCTCGTCCTGGGCCCCCGGACGGGCCGCCGCCCGGGGCGCCCCGCTGGGTCAGGCCGCCGGGCAGCGATGCTCCGGGCAGGGCGTCGCGCGGGGCGAACCAGCCGGTCGCCGGGGCCGCTTCGGCGCGGTACGCGGTGTCCGGGTCACCGTCGACGGCGGCTTCGGCCGGGGAGTCGGGACGAGCGGTGGGGCCGCCCTGAGCCGTCGCCCTGTGGCGGCCCGAGGGAGCGTGGTCGGCGCCCGTCCAGCTGTCGGAGGCCTTCAGCGCGCGCTTCACGAAGTCGGACAGCACGCCCTTCCCGACCGTCGCGGACGCCTCGGCGCCCTTCCGGCCGTCCGGGTCCTTCGCGTGCAGACGCTCGGCAGCCAGCCGCGCGTCCCAGGCGCTGCCGCCGTCGCCGCGCGACTGCGCAGTGAGCATCCGTACGGCGTGCTCGCCCGCTTCGCCGTGGCGCGCCAACTCATCGAGCCACGGGCGCACTTCACGCGCGAGAGAGCCCGGGACGTGCTCGCGGGCGGTGCGCATCGCACGGAACTCGCCGCGCAGCCGGTCCGCCGAACGCCGCAGCTGCTTCATGGAGGCGTCGTCCTCCGGGTCGGCCGCGTCGTAGGCGTTCCAGAAGTCCTCGAGCATCGGCCGGAGATACGCCGACTCCTTGCCGCCGAGTAGCGATGACGCGTCGTTGCCCGCGAGTGCGCCCACGGCTTCGCGCGACCGTACGGAGCTGCCCGCGACTTCTGAGATCGCTGCCTGCCAGGACTCCTCAGGGCTGTAACTCTTAGGATTCCAGGCGTAGTCGGCGGCGGTGAACAGCGGGATGCGCGAAGCGGTCGGCTGCTTCATGGCGTTGGACAGCACGGCCGCGGAGCGGGCGGCGACGGCCGGCTCGCGGCCGCGGTAGGGGCCGAGGAAGATCCGGTCCTGCGCGTAGTCGTTGACGGGGTAGTTGTCCATCGTGACCAGCGGATGCTGGTGGAACGCCGAGCGCGCGGCGGTCAGTTCGCCCCCGGTGATGGTGCGCGGCACCACGCCGACGCCCGTCCAGGCGACCTCCACACCCGGGTTCAGGGTCTTCGACAGCTCGGTGCGGTAGTCGGTGTCGCCGTCCTGGTAGAACTCCGTCGGCATGACGGAGAGCGGCTCGGCGTCCGGGTGGCGTGCGGAGAGATGGCGGGCGACGTCGCCGGCCAGCTCGGCATGGGCACGCGCCGCGGCCTTCGGACCGGTGCCGTAGGCCTGCGCGTCCTCGTCGCAGTGCCATTCGCTGTAGCTGACGTCCTCGAAGCGGAGCTGGAACGCCTCGAAGCCGAGGGCCCGCATCGAGTCCAGCTTGCGCAGCAGCGCGCGGCGGTCGGCGGGGGAGGAGAAGCACATGCCCTGGCCGGGCGCCACGGCCCAGCCGAGCTTCACATGATTGCGGCGGGCCCGTTCGGCCAGCGCGCGGAACTCCCCACGCTGCGCGGCCGGATAGGGGTCACGCCAGTGGGAGGACTGCCGGTACGGGTCGTCGGTCGAGGCGTAGAGATAGCGGTTCTGCTTCGTGCGGCCGAGGAAGTCCAGCTGTTCCAGGCGCTCCTGATGCGTCCAGGAACCGCCGTAGAAGCCCTCGGTGATGCCGCGCACGGGCGCGGTGGGCCAGTCCCTGACCGTCACGCCCGCGAAGCCCCGGCTGCCGTCCTCCTCGGAGACGAGTTGGCGCAGAGTCTGCGCGGCGTGGAACAGGCCGTCGGCGTCGGCTCCTTCGAGCGCGACGGTGTCGCGCGAGTCCGTCCGGCCGACGGCGAGCCGGTAGCCCCCTCGCGGGAGATCGCCTCGTGGTGGTGCGTGCAGCGCTCGCAGGGCCGTGGCGGCCGAGGCCGCGTCCGCACGTACGACCAGGCCGTTGCGGTGGGGCAGCGGCTGCCCGGGCCGCACCTCGGCGATGTCGCGTGCGCCGGCCCGGCGCAGGGCGGCTCTTAACGTCTCGAGGGCGGGCGCGTCGGTGTCCTCGTCCGCGACGAGCGTCACATCTCTGCCCACGGGCACGAACGAGCCCTGCTCCCGCATGGACTGGGGGCGGGGCCACACCGGCGGTACGGAGGATCCCCTTGCCTTGGTCCCGTCGCGTTCCTGGTCGGCGGCGCCCGCCGAGTGTTCCCCCGGGCCCGGTAGCGGAGCTGCCTGCGCAGTGGGCACTCCGCCGAGAAGCCCGCCGATGACGGCCGCGGTGAGCGCAGTTGCTCCCGCCCGCCTGCGTGCTCTGTCCCCCTGGGCCGCTGCGCCCACGACGTCCTCCAGTCCTCCCCGTGCCGAACGGCCGGCGGTTTCCGCGACGTTGTCGTGCCGCTGTGCCGCCGCGCTGCCCGTACGGCCTTCGCCGGCCGTACGTCGTTCAGATCGCTCACATCGGTCACATTGTTCACCAGAGCTGAACACCCGGCGCGCGGGCCACACTTAGCGGGGCGAGCCCATCACCGTCCCGTCGAGCGTGTCAACGCGCACCGAAACGCGTGCGGTTCGCGAACGGCAGGCGACCGTCCGCTTCCACCAAGGCTCGACGCGGCGCGACGCCGTACCGGTTCCGGACGCGGACGAGGGCTCGCCCTGGTCGGCCGCTGGATCCGCCACGCTGCGCTGCGGAACCGTGACGGTGAGCCACGCCCGGACAGCACGCTCCACATACGGCCGCACACTCATGGTGACGGAATGTGACGCGCCTCTCCCCGTTCCTGCGGTACGGAAGGTGAGAAGTGCCGCAATCACGGCGCCAGGTGGTGACCTTGGGTGAGTGGCCTGTAAAATTTTGTGCGCAATGGCCTGGAACCCTGTCGACCGTTCGCCCCCCGAGGCCCCCAACAGGCAAATCGCCTGTCGGCCCGGAAGTGACCTAGGACACGTTCGCCCTTTGATTACGTCTGCGTCCGGCTCGACTGGGTAGGGCACCCCACCTGACCATCCGACGTCAACGAACGGAGCCCCGCCGTGGCCGCGTCCGCTGAACTTCTCGCAGTTCTCACGCCGCTCCCGAAACAGGTGATCTCGAAACACGGGGTCCTCTCCAAACAGGGGCACGAGCCGGTAGACCTGTCCGGTGTCTCCCACCCCGACTCCGGACTTGACGGCTCGTGCTCATGCGAGTGCTTCGAGGCACCTCTCACCTCCGAACCGCCCCTCGCCGACGTGGCCCCCCTCACTTCCGAGCCGCCCCTCGCCGAGCTGCCGCTGACCAGCGAGCCGACGGGCAACGGCTTCAGCGCGGACAGCACCGAGATCTGATCCGGCCCGCCGACCCCGGACTCTCCCGAGGGCCCGCCGCACCTGCGTGGCAGGGCGCCCCCGGGAGACCCGGAGGCGCGGCGCCCCGAGCGGTCCGCTATGTTGACGGTGTGAGCGACAACGTCAATTCGAAGGTCAACAAGAGCGTTCTGCGGGCCGGCACGATTGCCGCCGCCTCGGCGCTGATGCTGCTGGTCTCTTCCCCCGCATTCGCGGTCGCCCCCGACGACGGGGACGACCCCGGCCCCGGGCTGAGCGTCGTCGAGACCCTCGGCCTGTACGTCGCCCTCCCCATCGGGATCTTCCTCGTGATCTCCGCCCTGGTGATGCTGGGCGGCAGGAGCGGCAAGCAGCAGCACTGACTCACCGGCCCCCGGGTGGCATTCCCCCGGGGTCTCTTGTGCTTCTCCGGGATCGCGCGGCCTCTCGTGTTCCCCCGGAGTGCCGTCGCGCCTTCTTCCGCCCGCACTGTCGTCCGGGCCTTTCGAACTCCTTTGTTCCGTACGGCAGCTGGCCGCCGTATGCGCTGAACAGGGCCCCGTGTGGCCGGCCTGCTCGACACTCGAACGTGCGTACTTTAGGGCAGAGTTGTCCGGCTTTGTCGACGAGCTCGTAACAGAGGTTGGAAGGCGGGTCGGGGCTGGGAATCGCCCGGACATGACGCACAACATCCCGCTCTCCCCTCGCCCTCTCAGCCACCTCACCGACGCCCCGCAGCACCGCGTGCTGACCGCCGGCGCTCTGCGCGAGCACGGCATCACCGCGGCGGTCGCCGGTGAGCGCTGCCGCCCCGGCGGCCCCTGGCAGTTGCTGCTCCCGGGCGTCTACCTGCTGCACCCCGGCCCTCCGACCAGTGACGAGCGGCTGCACGCCGCACTGCTGTACGCGGGCGGCGAGTGCTCGCCGATCCCCGCCCAGCAAGGGAGCTCCGGCCGTACGGCGTGCCCGGCGCCCACCGGTCCGGCCCTGTCCTCCGTCGTGCCGTCGGGTCTCTCCGCAGCCGGGCACTGCCCGCCTCCGCACCCGCCGAAGGCGATGATCACCGGCCTCGCCGCGCTCACCCTGCACGGATTCGCCGGCTCGCCCTCGCTGCGCGCCCTCGACCGCATCGACGTGCTCGTGCCGCGCACGACACGGCTGCGCTCCACGGGATGCGTCCACATCGTGCGCGGCCAGAGCCTGCCGGATCCCGAAGAGGTCACCGGGCTGCCCGTGGCGCCCGTGGCGCGCGCTCTCGCCGACACGGTCGGGCAGTTGACGGACGCCGGAGTGGTGCGGCGGCTCCTGGTGGAGTCCGTGCGCGGGGGTCACTGCGAAGCGGGCGCCGTGGTCGGGGAGTTGCTCAGGGCGCGGCTGCTCGGGCGGCCCCATGTGCGGGACGCCGTCGACGTCGTGGTGGCGGAGAGCCGCGCGCTCGCCGAGGGCATGCTCTACGAGATGGTCTTCCGGCACCGGCTCCCCGACCCCTGCTGGAACGTCGACCTCCGCCTGCCCGGCGGTCCGCACCTGGGCGGAGTGGACGCCTACTGGCCCGAACAGGCCGTGGCCCTGGAACTGGACACCCGGGCACCCCGCCCGCATCTCGACCAGGACGCACAGTGGTCGGAGTACGCGCGCAAGCGGGAGGCGCTGGAGGGGCTCGGCATCACCGTGGTCCATCTCACGCCGGGGAAGCTCCGCGAATCGCTGCAACAGCAGGCCGCGATCGTACGTACGGCCCTGATGACCGCCGTCGAACGGGAGCCCGCCGAGTATCTGATCGTGACGCCGCGCTGACGGGGTCCGTGCGGCGGGAGGGGAACGGTCAGCCGCAGTACTCCGCCTCGACCAGGTCGGCGGTGCCGGCCGACCAGTCGGCGTTGACGTTGAACGCGGCCGCGTGCGAGCCGTCCGCCGTGGTGACGGCCGTGGAGTGCGAGCCCTGGATGGTGCCCTCGTGACCCCACAGGGTGGTCCCGCAGGGGAGGCGGTGCCTGGTGAGGCCGA
It contains:
- a CDS encoding beta-N-acetylglucosaminidase domain-containing protein; translated protein: MGAAAQGDRARRRAGATALTAAVIGGLLGGVPTAQAAPLPGPGEHSAGAADQERDGTKARGSSVPPVWPRPQSMREQGSFVPVGRDVTLVADEDTDAPALETLRAALRRAGARDIAEVRPGQPLPHRNGLVVRADAASAATALRALHAPPRGDLPRGGYRLAVGRTDSRDTVALEGADADGLFHAAQTLRQLVSEEDGSRGFAGVTVRDWPTAPVRGITEGFYGGSWTHQERLEQLDFLGRTKQNRYLYASTDDPYRQSSHWRDPYPAAQRGEFRALAERARRNHVKLGWAVAPGQGMCFSSPADRRALLRKLDSMRALGFEAFQLRFEDVSYSEWHCDEDAQAYGTGPKAAARAHAELAGDVARHLSARHPDAEPLSVMPTEFYQDGDTDYRTELSKTLNPGVEVAWTGVGVVPRTITGGELTAARSAFHQHPLVTMDNYPVNDYAQDRIFLGPYRGREPAVAARSAAVLSNAMKQPTASRIPLFTAADYAWNPKSYSPEESWQAAISEVAGSSVRSREAVGALAGNDASSLLGGKESAYLRPMLEDFWNAYDAADPEDDASMKQLRRSADRLRGEFRAMRTAREHVPGSLAREVRPWLDELARHGEAGEHAVRMLTAQSRGDGGSAWDARLAAERLHAKDPDGRKGAEASATVGKGVLSDFVKRALKASDSWTGADHAPSGRHRATAQGGPTARPDSPAEAAVDGDPDTAYRAEAAPATGWFAPRDALPGASLPGGLTQRGAPGGGPSGGPGRGPGESGPGTPALTVRLPERRPLEAVTVQTGPGSGTRARVEAHVPGEGWRRLGPLSGSGWTQRDARGLRADALRLAWSPGSDEPVVHEITPWYADQPDASLSLSKDDIDASIGGGKAELTAELHGHRPSDLHGRITAEAPRGFTVRTPERTVVPRGGTAKVPVEIEADSSVEPGKHRIRLSFGDENRTLTVRAFPRAGGPDLARDAEASSSGDETGEFPASAVNDGRKDTRWSSPAKDGEWVQLKLRRPVRLGELVLHWQDAYAKRYRVQVSPDGKRWRDAATVREGMGGRETVRMDAPGDTRYVRVQGDERATRFGYSLWALQAYAVLGGPARDR